One Pasteurella dagmatis DNA segment encodes these proteins:
- the lolD gene encoding lipoprotein-releasing ABC transporter ATP-binding protein LolD has translation MTQHLLHCQNINKFYQEGSLQTHVLKDVSFSMNAGELVAIVGSSGSGKSTLLHTLGGLDQPTSGEVFINRQSLQRANANELASLRNQYLGFVYQFHHLMADFTALENVMMPMLIGKQNKVEAQARAEKMLSAVGLAHRISHRPSALSGGERQRVAIARALVNQPALVLADEPTGNLDRKTTESIFELIQHLNQEQNIAFLLVTHDLSLAEKLSRRLIMQDGVLHEEN, from the coding sequence ATGACTCAGCATTTATTACATTGTCAGAATATTAATAAATTTTATCAAGAAGGTAGCTTGCAAACTCATGTGTTGAAAGATGTGTCATTTTCGATGAACGCAGGTGAGCTGGTTGCTATTGTTGGGAGTTCAGGATCAGGTAAAAGTACGTTATTGCACACTTTAGGTGGTTTAGATCAACCAACTAGCGGTGAAGTATTTATTAACAGGCAATCTTTACAGAGAGCAAATGCTAATGAGTTAGCAAGTTTGCGTAATCAATATTTAGGATTTGTATATCAGTTTCATCATTTAATGGCAGATTTTACCGCACTTGAAAATGTAATGATGCCAATGTTAATTGGTAAACAAAACAAGGTAGAAGCACAAGCGAGAGCAGAAAAAATGCTAAGTGCGGTTGGTTTAGCACATCGAATTTCACATCGTCCATCTGCATTATCAGGAGGTGAACGTCAGCGTGTTGCTATTGCTCGTGCTTTGGTCAATCAACCTGCATTGGTATTAGCGGATGAGCCAACAGGAAACCTTGATCGTAAAACCACAGAAAGCATTTTTGAATTAATCCAACATCTTAATCAAGAGCAAAATATTGCTTTTTTATTAGTGACACATGATCTGAGTTTGGCAGAAAAACTTTCTCGTCGCTTGATTATGCAAGACGGTGTTTTACACGAGGAAAACTGA
- a CDS encoding lipoprotein-releasing ABC transporter permease subunit, producing MTFSVPLFIAFRYWRAKSADRFGRLVTNLASIGITLGVMALIIVLSVMNGLEQHQKKQVLSHIPHAILMPNEGNVNVNEQLRNVPDFVQKVVPVNQTGVILQTRSGVGAGQVIGVQQLSDDPLLSEVLKDSFETILAQGSFNLVIGSQLAQNLKLNIGDKVRVMITENSQYTPFGRVPVQRLFTISDIYYSNSEASGYQAFANLSDIGRLMRIAPTQAQGYRLFLSDPFQINELPYSFNVEQWKILDWRAQKGEFFQAVRMEKNMMGLLISLIIVVAVSNIITSLSLMVVDKQGEIAILQTQGLTKKQVRSIFIYQGLLVGIVGTIIGTILGVIMTLNLDRLVNIVNPQGVFLPTDLSFIQVMTIVIFSLLLSLVSTIYPAYRAAKIEPAEALRYE from the coding sequence ATGACATTTTCAGTCCCTTTATTTATTGCCTTCCGTTATTGGCGCGCCAAAAGTGCGGATCGTTTTGGCAGACTTGTGACAAATTTGGCAAGCATCGGTATCACTCTTGGCGTAATGGCACTTATTATTGTGCTTTCTGTAATGAATGGTTTAGAACAACACCAGAAGAAACAAGTTCTGTCTCATATTCCACACGCTATTTTAATGCCAAATGAAGGCAATGTGAATGTAAATGAACAATTAAGAAATGTACCTGATTTTGTGCAAAAAGTAGTACCTGTTAATCAAACTGGTGTAATTTTACAGACTCGTTCGGGAGTAGGTGCAGGGCAAGTTATTGGCGTACAACAATTATCAGATGATCCTTTATTATCTGAAGTGCTTAAAGATTCCTTTGAAACTATCTTAGCTCAAGGTAGTTTCAATCTAGTTATTGGTAGTCAATTAGCGCAAAATCTTAAATTGAATATTGGTGATAAAGTGCGCGTGATGATTACTGAAAATAGTCAATACACGCCTTTTGGTCGCGTGCCTGTACAGCGCCTGTTCACCATTAGTGATATCTATTATTCAAACAGTGAAGCCTCAGGCTATCAAGCATTTGCTAATTTATCTGATATTGGCCGTTTAATGCGTATTGCTCCAACGCAAGCACAAGGCTATCGTTTATTTTTATCTGATCCATTTCAGATTAACGAGCTTCCTTACTCCTTTAATGTAGAACAATGGAAAATTCTTGATTGGCGAGCTCAAAAAGGTGAGTTTTTCCAAGCCGTAAGGATGGAAAAAAATATGATGGGCTTATTGATCAGCTTAATTATTGTCGTTGCGGTGTCTAATATTATTACCTCACTCAGTTTAATGGTGGTGGATAAGCAAGGTGAAATTGCAATTTTACAAACACAAGGTTTAACTAAGAAACAAGTGCGGTCAATTTTTATTTATCAAGGTTTACTTGTCGGGATTGTTGGGACAATCATAGGAACTATATTGGGCGTAATTATGACTCTCAATCTTGATCGATTAGTGAACATTGTAAATCCACAAGGAGTGTTTTTACCAACTGATTTATCCTTTATACAAGTAATGACAATAGTGATTTTTTCGTTATTACTTTCTTTAGTTTCCACTATTTATCCAGCATATCGCGCAGCCAAAATTGAGCCAGCAGAGGCGTTGCGTTATGAATAA
- a CDS encoding 2-hydroxyacid dehydrogenase — MLKIVFLDSTAIPKHIPVPRPSFEHEWIEYEYTSADQVIERMKDAEIAVTSKVVFTREVMQQLPQLKLIAITATGTNNVDLVAAKELGIAVKNVTGYSATTVPEHVLGLIYALKHSIMSWYRDQLSAKWADSKQFCYFDYPITDVKGATLGVIGKGCLGTEIGRLATALGMNVLYAEHKGAAMCREGYTPFEDVLKQADIVTLHCPLTETTQNLINKETLSLMKKGAYLINTGRGPLVDEQALVDALDSGHLGGAAVDVLVKEPPQRDNPIIQAAMRLPNLIVTPHIAWASDSAVTTLVNKVTQNIESFVNDELNA, encoded by the coding sequence ATGTTAAAAATTGTTTTTCTTGATAGTACTGCTATTCCAAAACATATTCCTGTTCCTCGCCCAAGTTTTGAACATGAGTGGATTGAATATGAATATACCTCCGCAGATCAAGTGATTGAGCGTATGAAAGATGCAGAAATTGCGGTGACTAGTAAAGTCGTATTTACTCGCGAAGTAATGCAACAATTACCCCAACTCAAACTGATTGCAATTACAGCGACTGGTACAAACAATGTGGATCTAGTAGCAGCAAAAGAACTTGGTATTGCAGTGAAAAATGTGACAGGTTATTCAGCAACTACAGTGCCAGAACATGTACTTGGTTTAATTTATGCGTTAAAACACAGCATTATGAGCTGGTATCGCGATCAGCTTTCAGCAAAATGGGCAGATAGCAAACAATTTTGCTATTTCGATTATCCAATTACGGATGTAAAAGGGGCTACCTTAGGTGTTATTGGTAAAGGTTGTTTGGGCACAGAAATTGGTCGTTTAGCGACAGCACTTGGTATGAATGTGCTTTATGCTGAACATAAAGGTGCAGCGATGTGTCGTGAAGGTTATACTCCATTTGAAGACGTGTTAAAGCAGGCTGATATCGTGACATTACATTGTCCATTAACTGAAACTACACAAAACCTGATTAATAAAGAAACTTTAAGCTTAATGAAAAAAGGTGCCTATTTAATTAATACGGGGCGTGGGCCGTTAGTTGATGAACAAGCATTGGTTGATGCATTAGACAGTGGTCATTTAGGTGGTGCAGCAGTTGATGTGTTAGTGAAAGAACCACCACAAAGAGACAATCCAATTATCCAAGCTGCGATGCGTTTACCAAACTTGATTGTAACACCTCATATTGCTTGGGCGTCTGATAGTGCAGTTACTACTTTAGTAAATAAAGTAACGCAAAATATCGAATCTTTTGTAAACGATGAATTAAATGCGTAA
- a CDS encoding acyltransferase family protein, with protein MRHLAYRPEIDGLRALAIISVLIFHLNSNWLPGGFLGVDIFFVISGFLITKIITNEILDNRFSYKNFYNRRIKRIYPVFILVMAMVSVFSSLIFLRHEAEQLRKTIELATVFFSNFYLAHRQGYFDLSANENPVLHIWSLAVEEQYYLLFPIFLTLAYKKWKNKQTFLYVIVGLFILFTASSFIPNEAYSKVLLHNTYYISNIRFPELLIGSFLAIIPTPQTQQHNHRDSFISLIALFGIVACLVFFHKEMNYLPGISLLIPCAFTALLIYFSQTDKITKGFFSLKPVVFVGKISYSLYLFHWVYIAFAYYITGAKELNNSIIIGIVVLSFLSSTLTYYLLEQPIRKSNLTFKQAFLFLYLIPSLAVIGYNLSMRSSIKKAKELWETSTASVQEKLENHYEPKILTIGDSHADHLYHFLNYVGNKEGWKSNILNVGECILFVNKEGQLKNAPECTQYWQNIEDYPVIFISMFYDIKRGNKPVPRFLPESFVLPNFDEEFRATVEYLAKTKKVYVLANNMSTTRSPLREFRLARFGIDKYLEPIQELGDIRASNAQIRSLIADIPNVTWIDAPKYLPNDLFKVEGQPIYADQDHFTHFGSYYLGKQFSQHERLLPPEVVQELYQK; from the coding sequence ATGCGTCACCTTGCTTACCGCCCAGAAATTGATGGACTACGAGCTCTTGCGATAATTTCTGTTCTTATTTTTCATTTGAATTCAAACTGGTTACCGGGCGGTTTTCTCGGTGTCGATATTTTCTTTGTAATCTCAGGTTTTTTAATCACCAAAATCATTACAAATGAGATTTTAGATAACCGCTTTTCCTATAAAAACTTTTATAACCGAAGAATTAAGCGGATTTACCCAGTTTTTATTCTTGTGATGGCAATGGTTTCTGTTTTTTCATCACTTATTTTCTTACGCCATGAAGCAGAACAATTACGTAAAACTATTGAGCTAGCAACCGTATTTTTTTCTAACTTTTACTTAGCCCATCGCCAAGGTTATTTTGATCTTAGTGCCAATGAAAACCCTGTTTTACATATTTGGTCTTTAGCTGTAGAAGAACAATATTATTTATTGTTCCCAATTTTTCTCACTCTGGCTTATAAAAAATGGAAAAATAAACAGACTTTCCTTTATGTAATTGTTGGATTGTTTATACTGTTTACCGCATCGTCTTTTATCCCAAACGAAGCATATAGCAAGGTGCTCTTGCATAATACTTATTATATTTCAAATATCCGTTTTCCAGAGCTATTAATTGGCTCATTCTTAGCTATTATTCCTACGCCACAAACACAGCAACATAACCACAGAGATTCATTCATTAGCCTCATTGCATTGTTTGGTATCGTAGCGTGCCTGGTATTTTTCCATAAAGAAATGAATTATTTACCAGGTATATCTTTGCTTATTCCCTGTGCATTTACCGCACTCTTAATTTATTTTTCTCAAACGGATAAGATCACAAAAGGCTTTTTCTCATTAAAACCAGTCGTATTCGTAGGTAAAATTTCTTATTCCTTATATTTATTCCACTGGGTATATATTGCCTTTGCGTATTACATTACAGGTGCAAAAGAACTCAATAACTCCATCATTATTGGGATCGTTGTGCTTTCATTTTTGTCATCAACATTAACTTATTATCTACTTGAACAACCTATTCGTAAATCTAACCTCACCTTCAAACAAGCATTCTTATTCTTATATCTCATTCCATCTCTAGCTGTGATTGGTTATAACCTCTCAATGCGTTCATCAATCAAAAAGGCGAAAGAACTATGGGAAACCTCAACAGCAAGTGTACAAGAAAAATTAGAAAATCATTACGAACCGAAAATTCTAACCATTGGTGATTCACACGCAGATCACCTATATCACTTCCTCAATTATGTGGGAAACAAAGAAGGGTGGAAAAGCAATATTCTCAACGTGGGCGAATGTATTTTATTTGTGAACAAAGAGGGACAGTTAAAAAATGCCCCTGAATGTACCCAATACTGGCAAAACATTGAAGATTATCCAGTAATCTTTATTTCAATGTTCTATGATATTAAGCGAGGTAATAAACCTGTACCACGTTTCTTACCAGAAAGTTTCGTTTTACCAAACTTTGATGAGGAATTCCGAGCAACTGTAGAATACCTAGCAAAAACAAAAAAAGTGTATGTGTTAGCCAATAATATGTCGACAACACGTTCCCCATTACGTGAATTCCGCTTAGCACGCTTTGGTATTGATAAATATTTAGAACCGATCCAAGAATTAGGCGATATTCGAGCCAGCAATGCACAAATTCGTAGCTTAATTGCAGATATTCCAAATGTGACTTGGATTGATGCACCGAAATACTTACCAAACGATTTATTCAAAGTGGAAGGTCAACCAATTTATGCTGACCAAGACCACTTTACTCACTTTGGTTCGTATTATTTAGGTAAACAATTCAGCCAACACGAACGTTTATTACCCCCTGAAGTTGTGCAAGAACTTTATCAAAAATAG
- a CDS encoding tetratricopeptide repeat protein, whose protein sequence is MKRLYSFSLFFLTLGASLAPFVALAMDTIEKDQFIAQFELPYKQSRQNNVNEGKVIALFEEVSALDCSDPTTHLNELAYGSRSTPPETKQISQEEREKLAHKYFKTALELIQREVDNGDTSYLYTLGYMYENAYGTEKNLEKATALYERAVKLGNPSAMRNLAYLHQEGDLPNDDNQAFKLFLQAAEQNDAKSQYEVGLYYVDRGHFDKGFTWVKKAADQGLQPARHTIATLSLMGWGTKKNVDFALKEFEAIGDYAAIAGLYESEEVFGYSDLSKALYYYQLAYTNEEDPVEKKFLLEKLDDLKIKLKLDKK, encoded by the coding sequence ATGAAACGACTTTATTCTTTTTCATTGTTTTTTCTGACATTAGGTGCCTCATTGGCACCTTTTGTAGCTTTGGCAATGGATACTATAGAGAAAGATCAGTTCATAGCACAATTTGAATTACCTTATAAACAAAGTCGACAAAATAATGTGAATGAGGGCAAGGTCATTGCATTATTTGAAGAGGTTAGCGCATTAGATTGTAGTGATCCCACCACACATCTGAATGAATTAGCTTATGGTAGCCGCTCAACACCTCCCGAGACAAAGCAAATTTCACAAGAGGAAAGAGAAAAACTTGCGCATAAGTATTTCAAAACAGCGCTTGAGTTGATCCAGCGTGAAGTGGATAACGGTGATACAAGCTACCTTTATACTTTAGGCTATATGTATGAAAATGCTTATGGTACTGAGAAAAATCTTGAAAAGGCGACCGCACTTTATGAGCGGGCAGTAAAGCTAGGCAACCCAAGTGCTATGAGAAACTTAGCTTATTTGCACCAAGAAGGCGATTTGCCGAATGATGATAACCAAGCGTTCAAATTGTTTTTACAAGCTGCGGAACAAAATGATGCAAAATCACAATATGAAGTTGGGCTATATTATGTAGATCGGGGGCATTTTGATAAAGGCTTTACTTGGGTCAAGAAAGCTGCAGATCAAGGTTTACAGCCAGCAAGACACACGATAGCGACACTCTCACTAATGGGGTGGGGGACAAAGAAAAATGTGGATTTTGCACTCAAGGAGTTTGAGGCAATTGGTGATTATGCTGCGATTGCAGGTTTATATGAATCTGAAGAAGTATTTGGATATAGTGATTTATCGAAAGCCTTATATTATTATCAGCTAGCTTATACAAACGAAGAAGATCCTGTTGAAAAGAAATTCTTATTAGAAAAGTTGGATGACTTGAAAATCAAATTAAAACTAGATAAAAAATAA
- the kdsA gene encoding 3-deoxy-8-phosphooctulonate synthase has translation MNNKVIRLGDIEIANDKPFVLFGGMNVLESRDMAMQVCEAYVKVTEKLGVPYVFKASFDKANRSSIHSYRGPGMEKGLKIFQELKDTFGVKIITDVHEIYQCQPVAEVADIIQLPAFLARQTDLVEAMAKTGAIINVKKPQFLSPSQMGNIVEKIEECGNDKVILCDRGTNFGYDNLVVDMLGFSIMKKVSKGCPVIFDVTHSLQCRDPFGAASGGRRAQVTELARSGLAIGLAGLFLEAHPNPNQAKCDGPSALPLSALEGFVSQMKAIDDLVKSFPELDTSN, from the coding sequence ATGAATAATAAAGTGATTCGCTTAGGTGATATTGAAATTGCTAACGATAAACCGTTCGTATTATTTGGAGGTATGAACGTGTTAGAAAGTCGTGATATGGCAATGCAAGTATGTGAGGCTTATGTTAAAGTAACAGAAAAATTAGGTGTTCCTTATGTATTTAAGGCATCTTTTGATAAAGCTAACCGCTCATCAATTCATTCTTATCGTGGTCCTGGAATGGAAAAAGGACTAAAAATTTTCCAAGAGTTAAAAGACACTTTTGGGGTGAAAATTATCACTGATGTGCATGAAATTTATCAATGCCAACCTGTGGCAGAAGTGGCTGATATTATTCAACTCCCTGCGTTTTTAGCACGTCAAACTGATCTAGTGGAAGCGATGGCGAAAACTGGTGCTATAATTAATGTGAAAAAACCACAATTCTTAAGTCCTAGTCAAATGGGCAATATCGTTGAGAAAATTGAAGAATGTGGAAATGATAAAGTGATTTTATGTGATCGTGGTACAAACTTTGGTTATGACAACCTCGTTGTGGATATGCTTGGTTTCAGTATTATGAAAAAAGTGTCAAAAGGTTGTCCTGTGATTTTTGATGTCACTCACTCATTACAATGTCGTGATCCATTTGGGGCTGCTTCTGGCGGTCGTCGTGCTCAAGTGACAGAACTTGCTCGTTCAGGTCTTGCAATTGGGTTAGCTGGTTTATTTTTAGAAGCACATCCAAATCCAAATCAAGCAAAATGTGATGGTCCATCCGCTTTACCATTATCTGCTTTAGAAGGTTTTGTCAGTCAAATGAAAGCGATTGATGATTTAGTAAAAAGTTTCCCAGAATTGGATACATCAAATTAA
- a CDS encoding SirB1 family protein, which translates to MKYIRKALYDEMCTFYHLTSKQEGEAIRIRALMGHLVRKARKMIPEEMDKKEKIHLLLQLFYGEWGFYCDPEQYYLADNLDLAYVLQTGSGMPVSLGAILLYLAERLDLPLYPVNFPTQLVLRADVDGEVAFINPWDGKYISQDLLHTWYEGAMGFGVPFMADTLAVAECNDLLGRFRQLAKNALIREERNGEALRYISHLISYSPEDPYEIRDRGLVLAQMGCYHVAKEDFEYFIDQCPQDPTALLLKNQVEEFQQDTYLLH; encoded by the coding sequence ATGAAATATATTAGAAAAGCATTATATGATGAAATGTGCACCTTCTATCATTTAACATCGAAGCAAGAAGGTGAGGCTATACGTATTCGAGCATTAATGGGGCATTTAGTGCGAAAAGCGCGTAAAATGATCCCTGAAGAAATGGATAAAAAAGAAAAAATCCACTTATTGTTGCAGCTTTTTTATGGTGAATGGGGTTTTTATTGCGATCCTGAACAATATTATTTAGCTGATAATTTAGATTTAGCTTATGTCTTGCAAACTGGTAGTGGTATGCCAGTTAGCCTTGGGGCAATTTTGTTGTATTTGGCAGAGCGTTTAGATTTACCACTTTATCCTGTAAATTTCCCAACACAGTTGGTTTTGCGTGCAGATGTGGATGGTGAAGTAGCTTTTATTAACCCTTGGGATGGCAAATACATCTCACAAGATCTGTTGCATACTTGGTATGAGGGGGCAATGGGGTTTGGTGTGCCATTTATGGCAGATACTTTGGCTGTGGCAGAATGTAACGATTTGCTTGGGCGTTTCCGTCAATTAGCCAAAAATGCCTTGATCAGAGAAGAACGTAATGGTGAAGCCTTACGCTATATTTCACATTTAATCAGTTATAGTCCGGAAGACCCTTATGAAATTCGTGATCGTGGTTTAGTTTTGGCACAGATGGGTTGTTACCACGTGGCAAAAGAAGATTTTGAATATTTTATTGATCAATGCCCACAAGATCCAACCGCTCTTTTACTGAAAAATCAGGTAGAAGAATTTCAACAAGATACTTATTTACTTCATTAA
- the prmC gene encoding peptide chain release factor N(5)-glutamine methyltransferase, producing MNDAKIDAMVLLSEVTQKTRAYILAFPETHLSADKLKQLEKYLTRRAKGEPIAYILGEKEFWSLPLKVSKHTLIPRPDTEILVEQALEIAKQRLNSSYFSGELTILDLGTGTGAIALALASELKMLTQKCGANLNILAVDRIAEAVELARENAKYNHLEVTFLQSSWFDALDPSIKFDVIVSNPPYIDEKDSHLTQGDVRFEPLSALVAEEEGYADLRHIIEQAPQFLKPQGYLLLEHGWLQGEKVRSIFTENNWQQVQTLKDYGNNERVTSASIEE from the coding sequence ATGAATGATGCTAAAATTGATGCGATGGTTTTATTGAGCGAAGTTACCCAGAAAACACGAGCCTATATTTTAGCTTTTCCAGAAACGCATTTAAGTGCGGATAAATTAAAACAACTTGAGAAATATTTAACACGCCGTGCCAAAGGCGAACCGATTGCTTATATTTTAGGGGAAAAAGAATTTTGGTCGTTGCCATTGAAGGTATCTAAACATACTTTAATTCCTCGTCCTGATACAGAAATTTTAGTTGAACAAGCACTAGAGATCGCAAAACAGCGTTTAAACTCATCCTACTTTTCTGGTGAACTGACGATTTTAGATTTAGGCACAGGCACTGGGGCAATTGCCTTAGCATTAGCATCTGAACTCAAAATGTTGACACAAAAGTGCGGTGCAAATTTAAATATTTTGGCAGTGGATCGTATTGCTGAGGCAGTTGAATTGGCGAGAGAAAATGCTAAATACAATCATTTAGAGGTCACTTTTTTACAAAGCTCTTGGTTTGATGCACTTGATCCCTCAATAAAATTTGATGTGATTGTGAGTAACCCTCCTTATATTGATGAAAAAGATTCCCATTTAACACAAGGGGATGTGAGATTTGAGCCTTTATCTGCTTTAGTGGCAGAAGAGGAAGGATATGCGGATTTACGTCACATTATTGAGCAAGCACCTCAATTTCTAAAACCTCAAGGCTATTTATTATTAGAACACGGCTGGCTACAAGGGGAGAAAGTGCGGTCGATTTTTACAGAAAATAATTGGCAGCAAGTGCAAACATTGAAAGATTATGGCAATAATGAACGAGTGACCTCAGCTAGTATTGAGGAATAA
- the prfA gene encoding peptide chain release factor 1 — protein MKPSIISKLDSLKERHEELEALLGDASVISDQEKFRAYSKEYAQLEDVVKCFARWNQLNSNIEEAQLLLDDLSMKEMAQEEIEECKAELEQVEQQLQILLLPKDPNDEYNCYLEIRAGTGGDEAGIFAGDLFRMYSRYAEGKRWRIEVLSANESEQGGYKEIIVKVSGEGVYGQLKFESGGHRVQRVPKTESQGRIHTSACTVAVMPELPESELPEINPSDLRIDTYRSSGAGGQHVNTTDSAVRITHIPTGIVVECQDERSQHKNKAKALSVLASRIVQAEKERQEQQQADTRRNLLGSGDRSDKIRTYNYPQGRVTDHRINLTVYRLDEVMNGKIDELIQPIITEYQADQLAALSEQA, from the coding sequence ATGAAACCCTCAATTATTAGTAAATTAGACAGTTTAAAAGAGAGACACGAAGAATTAGAGGCATTATTGGGTGATGCTTCGGTGATTAGCGATCAAGAAAAGTTTAGAGCCTACTCAAAAGAATATGCACAATTAGAAGATGTTGTAAAATGCTTTGCACGTTGGAATCAATTAAATAGTAATATAGAAGAAGCCCAATTATTACTCGATGATTTAAGTATGAAAGAAATGGCGCAAGAAGAAATTGAAGAATGCAAAGCAGAACTTGAGCAAGTTGAACAACAATTGCAGATTTTATTATTACCAAAAGATCCAAACGATGAATATAACTGCTATTTAGAGATCCGAGCGGGAACCGGAGGTGATGAGGCTGGTATTTTTGCGGGTGATTTATTCCGTATGTACAGTCGTTATGCAGAAGGTAAACGCTGGAGAATAGAGGTTTTAAGTGCGAATGAAAGCGAGCAAGGCGGTTACAAAGAAATCATCGTGAAGGTGAGTGGTGAAGGTGTTTATGGTCAATTGAAGTTTGAATCAGGCGGTCACCGTGTTCAGCGTGTACCCAAAACAGAATCACAAGGTCGTATTCACACATCCGCTTGTACTGTAGCTGTAATGCCTGAGTTGCCAGAATCTGAATTACCTGAAATCAATCCATCAGATTTACGTATTGATACTTATCGCTCTTCTGGTGCGGGTGGTCAGCACGTTAATACAACGGATTCTGCGGTACGTATTACACACATTCCAACGGGAATTGTGGTGGAATGCCAAGATGAGCGTTCACAACACAAAAATAAAGCAAAAGCATTATCTGTGTTAGCGTCACGTATTGTTCAAGCAGAGAAAGAACGTCAAGAACAACAACAAGCTGATACTCGCCGTAACTTATTAGGTTCTGGTGACCGTTCAGATAAAATTCGTACTTATAACTATCCACAAGGCCGTGTCACTGATCACCGTATTAACTTAACGGTGTATCGTTTAGATGAAGTGATGAATGGTAAAATTGATGAGCTAATTCAACCTATTATTACAGAGTATCAAGCCGACCAACTCGCTGCATTATCAGAGCAAGCATAA
- a CDS encoding outer membrane lipoprotein: protein MKKITLALAMLMSFGLVGCANTDIYSGNVYEGTQAKEARSVSYGTIVSSRPVKIQANNQGVIGTVGGGVLGGVAGSTIGGGSGQVIATTVGAIAGAVLGSKVEEKMSQVDSLELTIKKDNGQDIVVVQKYDASLVPGARVRIVGGSTLNVSVVR from the coding sequence ATGAAAAAAATCACTCTTGCGTTAGCGATGTTAATGAGCTTTGGTTTAGTAGGCTGTGCAAATACTGATATTTATAGCGGTAATGTATATGAAGGTACACAAGCTAAAGAAGCACGTTCTGTTAGTTATGGTACGATCGTTTCTAGCCGTCCTGTAAAAATCCAAGCAAATAACCAAGGTGTTATTGGTACGGTTGGTGGCGGTGTCTTAGGTGGTGTCGCTGGCTCAACTATCGGTGGTGGAAGTGGTCAAGTAATTGCAACAACTGTTGGAGCAATTGCAGGCGCTGTGCTTGGTAGCAAAGTTGAAGAAAAAATGTCACAAGTTGATTCTTTAGAACTGACCATCAAAAAAGACAATGGTCAAGATATCGTTGTTGTCCAAAAATATGATGCAAGCCTAGTACCTGGTGCTCGAGTTCGCATTGTGGGCGGTTCAACTCTCAACGTATCTGTAGTCAGATAA
- a CDS encoding VOC family protein, whose product MMIFNQTHTLFANQTTLLADFFGFEQKILQLSKAMGLSLENYEIDHLALRVNSEEKAKYWLTLLLKYGTILSDNVVNGRIIYLIKLNQPFIFTGQSVDIIELPFPKNNQYYPIESWEHIEVVMPFLANESVENWVERINQLFLWNKIDNLKVKVSEPKVEGEQLPNPSIAVSFWDKAQNHTCIKVHPYNIKTIIEV is encoded by the coding sequence ATGATGATTTTTAATCAAACGCACACATTATTTGCTAATCAGACTACACTTTTAGCGGACTTCTTTGGGTTTGAACAAAAGATACTGCAACTTTCAAAGGCAATGGGATTATCCCTTGAAAATTATGAAATTGATCATTTAGCGCTAAGAGTAAACTCTGAAGAAAAGGCAAAATATTGGCTGACACTACTATTAAAGTACGGTACAATTTTGAGCGATAATGTCGTCAATGGGAGAATTATTTATTTAATTAAATTAAATCAGCCATTTATTTTTACTGGGCAATCAGTCGATATTATCGAGTTACCATTCCCTAAAAATAATCAATATTACCCAATTGAAAGTTGGGAGCATATTGAGGTTGTGATGCCGTTTTTAGCAAATGAGAGTGTTGAAAATTGGGTAGAACGCATTAATCAATTATTTTTATGGAACAAAATAGATAATTTAAAGGTCAAAGTGAGTGAACCTAAGGTTGAGGGTGAGCAATTGCCTAACCCGTCAATTGCAGTGAGTTTTTGGGATAAAGCTCAAAATCATACTTGTATTAAGGTGCACCCATATAACATAAAAACAATCATTGAGGTTTAG